The Coregonus clupeaformis isolate EN_2021a chromosome 8, ASM2061545v1, whole genome shotgun sequence genome has a segment encoding these proteins:
- the LOC121571518 gene encoding NADH dehydrogenase [ubiquinone] iron-sulfur protein 5, producing the protein MPFIDLQGKLGINMDKWMLIQGGEQPYKRAPRCHAFEKEWIECADGIGQTRAKKECKLEFEDFYECMHREKTHKRLYEIRKQRDKMVKEGTYQTPAHHTGAQADDRP; encoded by the exons ATGCCGTTCATCGACCTCCAGGGGAAGTTGGGCATCAACATGGACAAATGGATGTTGATCCAGGGTGGAGAGCAGCCATACAAACGGGCGCCCCGCTGTCACGCCTTTGAGAAGGAGTGGATCGAGTGTGCGGATGGCATTGGTCAGACCCGTGCCAAGAAGGAGTGCAAGCTTGAGTTTGAGGACTTCTATGAGTGCATGCACAGAGAGAAAACG caCAAGAGGCTGTATGAGATCCGTAAGCAGCGGGACAAGATGGTGAAGGAGGGCACCTACCAGACCCCAGCTCACCACACTGGTGCTCAGGCTGATGACAGGCCTTGA